Genomic segment of Geotrypetes seraphini chromosome 4, aGeoSer1.1, whole genome shotgun sequence:
CGAATCAGTTGCaatttggatgacagagcacaaattaaaacttaaccctgacaaaacaaatttcatcctactagaaaataacaaaactccaacattaactaatcttgtaataaatttGTTCTCATACCCACtacaacctacactaaaattgcttggaatcataattgacagaggctgcactatgcaaccccaaattaacaaaataataaaggcatcgttcatgaccatgagaaatctaagaaaaatccgcacattcttcgaaaagaagcaattccttctattggtacaatctcttatccttgggatgatagactactgcaacatataatacctaccatgtcccgtgaccatgataaagcaactgcagacaatacagaatacagccctaagacttgtctatttactaaaaaaatatgaccatatcacagaggcattccatgactcgcactggcttccaatagaagcgagagtgcacttcaaattctactgcttactttacaaggctatcaacggagaaagaccaacctactggaataaccgactaaatcaatcctcctcaaccttacacagaagaacccactcactattctctcatccatcatccaaaaatgtcaaacaaaaaaaactttatgacaacctaatagcctccaaagcagctaaactggacagacaaatcaccaccctgttatcttcaactacaaacaacaccttcaagagagatactaaaaccatactcttcaaaaaacacataaaacctatccagcacgactaatcccaacccaacatccaacactctctatacccttagtactctctaatattcttctatttatctaatgttatctaaaaccacataattcaccccattcttatctcctaaagacttctacttccagttggtaactctttaccctatgttttgggtttttttgggggttttttttattaccttaaaaattttatatcatcgcttattctattctttgaaattttgaatgtaattcttgtttttagtttgaatgtaatctgccttgaaccgcaaggtaatggcggaatagaaatcactaatgtaatgtaatgtaatgaatatcTGCAACTAGGAACTAATCCGATGCCAGTGATGTTGAGAAAGGCTTAACAATAGTCCCAACTCTGTCTGGACACTGTCAAAGATAATCTTTTTCCATATCCGTGGTCATGCAAGCATATAAACTCAGAAAAAAATCAGCTAGTCTTTTGTCTGTGACTTTTCAATTGATATGATTTATTGGCTGGTATGGAATTGTCTTTATTTGATGAACCGTTTAGATATCTTTGGTCCATGAGTTTACCCTCTTGTTTGTGTACGGATTTTAATTAGATTTTGAATGAATTTGCATTGCTTTTAATTCCCCCTTACTGTAGGGTTCACCTACAAAAACAtgacttttattttttatgtacacCTTCTTAGCTTCTTTGTTAGATGTCttcaggctcattttcaaaaaagctaGATGtttaaaagacagcataaaccagcacttggacgtcttactagtcaaaacgtcctaAGTCAGCATTCTCATAATAGACTTTCCAAACATCTTTCTGGACTATttctctccagtgcatctaaatattaaagggatgtgttagaggtgtgttttgagcgGACTCAGGACTTGGATGTTCCACAgatataatcaaacctttaacaaaatgtCCGGGGCACCATTTTGATGTTTTGGGCTAAACCTATTTTAAAAACGAATAAGGATcaaaaaggtgaccaaactgaccagatgaccactgcaggaataggaacttcatgacaacttggagttccacacttgaaaattccacatttttcgttgacatggttcaatcaatgatctgaaacaaagtcaaaacatagcattacgattctgctaattggcactttgcaaaataaaataacatagaaacatgatggcagataaaggtcaaatggcccatccagtctgtccatcctcggtaaccattatctcttcctgtctctaagagatcccttgtgcctgtcccacgctttcttgaattcagacacagtctctgtcttcaccacctcttccgggagattgttctaggcatctaccaccctttctgtaaaaaggtatatccttagattactcctgagcctatcacctcttaatttcatcctttgccctctcattccagagcttcctttcaaatgaaagagactcgtctTATGCGCGTTTAcaccacgtagatatttaaacgtctctatcatatctcccctttcccgcctttcctccaaagtatacatattgagatcttcaagtctgttCACATACATTTAATGATGAAGacaacacaccattttagtagccttcctctggactgactccatcctttttatattttttttgaaggtgtggtctccagaattgtacacaatattctaaatgaggtctcaccagtgccttatacagggacattaatacctccttatttctactggccatacctcttcctacgctccctagcatccttctagattttgtaatcattttttcaacctatttggccaccgtaagattatcacatataatcacatccaagtccctctgttctgtcatgtacataagttcttcacaccCTAAACTGTACCACTCCTTTGGGTtcttgcagctcaaatgcatgaccttgcatttcttagcattaaattttagctgccaaatttcagaccattcttcaagcttcgctaggtctttcttcatgttattcacaccatccaggatgtctactctattgcagattttggtatcatccgaaaagaggcaaatcttacctgacagcccttcagcaatattgctcatAAAAATGGCAAAAAGTAAAGTCCACGAACAGAACCTTGTGGCACAtaactggtaatatccctttactcagagtgatctccattgaccactaccctctgtcatcttccactcaactatTTTCTGATCCAgatcatcactttggggcccatcccgagggcactcggtttatttattagaggTCTGTGTTGAACACtgacaaaggctttgctaaaatctaatgcaccacatctagtgcactccctctatccaattatctggGCACCCAGTCAAAAGAAATTGataagatttgtctgacaagacctacctctaggtCTTGTCCATGTTGTCTTCGgacctgtaatccaccggattccagaaacttcacctctctgttttaaaagcatttcctttAATTTGTTTACCAaagaagtcaaacttactggcctgtatTCCCTACttgttccttacttccacttttgcataGAGGGATCAaatccgcctttctccagtcctctggcaccatTCCCAACTctaaagcattgaaaaggtcagtcagcggtgtcaccagaacttccctaagttcctttggcacccttggatgtacactatctggccccattgctttgtttacctttaatttagctagctcctcaagaACACAATCCTCTACTACTGCAACCCTATTTATGTTTGTCTTCTATGGTCCCGCTGCTGGTGCTggagctgtgaacacagaacaaaaatatttgttaagtaattcagccttttctttattagcttcgacatatttctccccttcacttttgagtttcACAGTtccacttttgcatttcttcctatcactgatatatctaaaaaatgttttgtctcccatATCAGctgtttttcttccatttgtatctttgctttcctgactactcgaccagcctctcttatcttttccagatatttttgcctgtctttctctttctgtgatcttcggagtttatgaaagctaacctcttattccttaccttctcagatactacttttgagaaccaaaggcgcattcttttcctcttacttttacttgcctcacataaaggtctgtagtcCTTACAATAactcttttcagttttgcccattacatttctactccttccagatgtttacatccagacaattccttgacgtaatccccatctgaacaaagtttgcttttttaaagtctagaacctttacttttgaataagccctctctatacccttctcAATATTAAACCATGATCACTGGAtgtcactgtaacatcagaaatactttccctgtttataagcactaagtccagtatgaccccatcccacatgggttccattaccaactgctggaacagttctccaaTGTAAAGCATCCAGGatttccctacttctagaagaccctgcaatagggataccccaatcaacatccagcatgctAAAATCACCTGTTAGTAAAACTTCTTTTTTAGAtacattctgaatgtctactattaaatctctgtccagttcttctgtctgtgaaggaggcctgtatatcacaccaatataaaaatatttaccacaccctctttccaaattgatccacagtgcctcttccttgccctccagatcctgcaattgtgtggctttaatatgatctttaacataaaatgcttcttcccctccttttcttcctaccctgtctttcttgaacagatattagcctggtataactacatcctagtAATGGTTCTCCATGAACAACGTCTCCGTGATCGCaattatatccaactcatcttcttccatcacatcttctagatccagaatcttgtttcccatacttcgagcattagtatgtactgctttccagacattgcccccttttcccatccgtgtagaggtattcagtgatttacttacctaagGGCTTACACTATTTTctgctacagtgacaaaataacactcagaattcagaaagttggttgggctgagaactattcagGACCCCTTAGTTTTGACAGAGCTCAAGGTTGACCAAGCTCTGGCACggaggagtggtctagtggttagagaagctgcctcagcaccctgaaactgtgagtttgattcccactacagctccttgtgaccgaGGGCAAATCACTTACCACAGGGGTGCtcccacttttttggcttgcgacctacttttaaaatgaccaagtcaaaatgatctactaacaataaaattttaaaaaacccaaagcacactgtatacagagaaaatgtttattataatttatatttgggattttttttaaagaggtctaggcagatgattttaaaatatgaaatgttacctcagtaacaactacacaaaaatagacaaatataccccctccccttttactaaatcgcgatagtagtttttagcgtTGGGAGCTGAGCtaaatgccccatgctgctcccaacgctcataagctccctgtgctaaaaaccactattgcggtttagtaaaagggggccatagtgcaaaatatagacagcagatataaattctcaaaacagacacattttgatcactaaattgaaaataaaatcatttttcctacctttgttgtctgatgatttcatgagtctctggttcaactcccttctgccaatatttcttcccttctttctgcctcctgcatgcttcctctcctccagacctcattccattccccaaccaatatctctctgtctctccatgagtccaactttttcttcctctctgcctgcctgcccactgacacattccattccctccctcaactttttcttcctttctccctgtccattctttctttctgtctttctctctccctgtccccttctttctttctttctctctccctgcacccccctgtctttctttttctctccctgaccGCCAAGCCACCTCCACCATTGCCAAATACCCCCAGCAAACACTTCCTCCTCTTACTCCTATTTCCAAAATTATGTAATTTTCTCTCAGTTTCCTTCCCCCATTACAGCGCATACTCCCTCTCTGAATTCTTGTCACCCTTGCCTATTTCTTCCCCACTGCCACAGCTCCACTCCAAGTTTCTGTCTCCATCAGTCTGTTACTCATCCCTTTAGAACTTTCAGACACTTTTGGCTCTTCATAGCAACATTCTCTGTCCCAGCTATTAACCTTTTCAATTCACTTCATCCTTCTATTCTTTCCCATGATTTCACTCCCAACCTGCGCTTCATTCCAAACTGTGAAccgagcccacaagccttccccccccccccatcaattctgactttggataggaagttccaggccagccaggcagcgattggcttgcccggaacttcctctccaaagtcagaattgacggcaggggtgggggaggcttgtgggtccggcgcttgtgcagtggctgcactcgcctggcttttgcggcattggggaaacagggagaatgcaaaggcaacgcaagtctatcacagagcccggaaTGGGCTCCGTGATCAACTCGTGTTGcccttgtgatctactggtcgatcgcgatcgaccttttgggcacccctgacatcATTGTCccagaaatgaaaataaatacctgtctaaaatatgtaaaccactttgaatgtaacCACATAAAACAGTAAAGCAGTCTAACCCCTGACCCCCCTTGAAGGATAATTTGGAAAAACTTACCAGTTAACTATTTCTTCTCTTGTACATAATAATATTCTTAAAGAACAATTAAGTAACAACAGTAAAGACATACGTAGCAGCAAACATGTaccttctaaagcaggggtgtccaaccttttggctttcctgggccgcattggccgaaaaaaatttttCAGGGGCCACTGCAacaagagagaggagggagccggcaagacggtaaacacccgggggcagcagaggaaaacactgcatcgccctcgactggggctgcacaaaatacttcacggggctgcaggttggacacccctgttctaaagaaaaaaaataaacacattaACACTGTCTGATTTAATTATTTAACTGGAATACTTACTGGTAGCTAGAAAATGCTAGGAGCAAATCCTCAGTCTTAAATTCTGGTGGAAAATCATATATCTCAATGACATGTGGGAGGAAAGAATCACTCAGATCCAGTTCAGCTGGTTCATAGTTGTAATAATTGAACTGGGGGTCTTGAGAGCTTTCCACGGTCTTTTCTCTACCTGTTAACTAGAAAAAATATGACACCAGTTATCAGTATCAACTGTCAGAGAACAAACTGGCACAAAGTTTAAATTGTTTCTCCCCAAGCCCTCAAACCCCCGAAACACTACTATATTTGTTCTTCGAgtccttactggggtgaagtgttcatcattggtcttgcaTAAGCATTATTTTGCCCAAAGGCTACCCAGCCGTTTCACTGCCAAGTTTCCTCAGGGGCTGTATCTTGTCTATTAATCACACCTCTACTTGTTAAGATTTTGAGATGAAGCACACTTTCCGCTCTTCTCACAAGATAAGTGCTCTTCTTTATTGGTTTTTCTGCATATATGTACACACCAGATTGTTAAATAGCCTGATTATTGCAAAATAATGCTTAtgcaagaccaatgatgaacacTTCACCACAGTAAGGACACAAAGAACAAATATAGTATGTGTCTCAGATATTTGAGGACTTGGGGAGAAACAACTTGAACTTTGCACCAGTTTATTCTCCAACAGTTGATATTATGAGGTGTTGAACATTTTCCACATTCCATTTGGATTACCAGTTATCAATATCGCATATATCTAAAACAAGATTGTATTTTAAATAGTTCAAACTGTTTTGCCTCTGTAAAATTTGTTTAAAAGTACACAAGGGAATGTCTGTATCAGCATTCACTTAACTCTGACTGCTGAACATTTTCCAACTTCTataggttttttttccctttaactGGAAAGAATAAGCTTCACCAGAGCTTATACAATTATTTCTAAATCTGTACTCAACATACTAAAGCACATTTAGCTTCCAGGATATTGACTGGGAAATTCATGAAATGTATATATATCCATTTGGTATAAGAATCAGGCCAATATGCTTATTTTGGTTTTCCTGGAAACTAGATCTGTCTGGGTAAGAGAAGTTTCCTTTACTGAAAATTCTTCTGTGAAACCTAGAGCCCTATTTGAGAAAGGGGAAATTCAGATGTCTAGGTCAGATGTTGAGAAGTGCCAAATATTTTCCAAAAGATTACCAAATGCTGAACTTCTTGTAAAATATGTGCAAGGACATGAAGATGTGCACATCCATGTCTCTCCACATCCAGCAGGCCGATGAATCGGAACAAAATGTGTGAAAATCAAGGTCAGGCCTAATAGTAAGTAGCCTGACACTGCTAAGATACTGTCCTTTTAAACCACATATTTTTTGCTCTGGCTAAGAGATGCTTCTCAGGCTGGTCCACAAAATCAAGTCTTTCTTATCAGACAGTGGCACTTTTCAAGGGAAAACATCCATCTTTTTCTCACAGACCATGTGTAGTATAGCCATAAACATGattttcataagtatacactaaatTTTATTGGCTCTGGTCACCATCGTTCTTTAACACAAGAGGATATAATGcttattataatttatttttgttgttgttgtttggaaCACATGCACACATCTGCATCCAGACTTGCATAAGCCTACATGCAAATAGGATTTGAGAATAAAAGCCCTGTATTACTTCTTCTCAGCCTAGTTCCTAGCCTGCATCTTGAAATGCATAAACAGGAACTTGGAGTTCTGCTGTTCCTGTGTGCCTCTGATTGCCAACAGCTCTACTGGATCACTGGGATTATCtacactggctgaccttttcaccTGTTCAAATTAAACCTAAATATTATAACTAATCCTTTAGAGTGCCTGAGTGAGTTATTTGCACATAGTATTGGAAATATAGAAAAGAATGGTGGGCTGAACAGCAATTTCAAAAGGAAAACACACATGCAACATCTTTCCCACCTATCCTATCACTACATGTGTGGAAGCAGCCTTTTGAAATCACCGCTCCTGTGCTAAGGTTTCCAATTAGATCCAGATTCGCAGGATAAGGTTGATCTAGTCCTGGGCTTACCATAGTGCATGCTGGGACTTATAGTCTTCCCTTCTTGGAGAATGCAATGGGAAAATAAGAACTACAAATCCCTGCATGTATAACGGGGTAAACCCAGGACCAGATCAACTTTATACAGAAAATTTGGATTCAGTTGGCAATCTTATCCTATGCTCATAtttgtcagcaggagggaagtgGAAAAAAAGTAGGAAGAGGTGATGAAGAAAATAATAGAAGATGCTGGGGGCAGTGTTTGGGGAAATAATTCAGAAAAATCAGTGGTAACATGTGCGCCCACCCCAAACCTCCCTAAATCCTATTGTTCTGCTATacaggtaccacctgcagccataaggcctATTGGGGTTGTACACAGGTAGGTctaataggttttgggggtgctcaccatgacctataaggaaatTGTGGTGAgccttttgtgaagttcgcagcagtaccctgtaaggtgccccactactgtgttgccatgtctggggtccagtccatcactttgctggcccctcccacgtacAAAAAGTCTTGTTCTAGCCGTTtctgacttggacaaatttttggacgagaacggggtataaagatagacgaacTTAGCAGTCTGggcgatcaaatggctggacgtacagttagatgattcttgaaaaaaaaatattttggacgtatttttcgagaatggactttaggcactgccgactttgggcaactagcgacttaggcccaaaacggacttagacatttctttcgattatgtccctgtTTAGGACCAGTTGAAAATTCATCTAAAAGATAACTGGTTATTTTAGCCACTCAGCAGGTAGTTGAAAATTAGCCTTTGTGGAATTTTGATCTCCAGACACTTTAATATATTATATTTAACGTGACATCAGAAAAATTATTTGTTCCTTTCTAATCAATATTTTAATGGTTTTGAAATATTTGTTTTGGTAATTTGAAAAGTACCTCATTTAGAAGGCGTGGATCTAGGCAGTCCCCATCATCATTGTACAAAGAATCCCAGCTCTCCTCTGAATCAGCGCTGCTTTCACCACAGGTGCTCTTAATGGGGCAGGATGCATCAGACTGATGCTTGGGTTTTGTACCATTCTCCGAGCAGATTGTGCCAGATTCTTTTCTGTAAGAGTCTTTTCCAGTAACAGATAAATTCTCAATGCCATTTATATATTCTAATTTGTTTGCCGTATTGCCTGAATGCTTTGATGTGAAGTCAATTACTTCACTGGCATATTCAAATTCATTGTCTATGCTTTTGCTTTCACACGCAAACAGATTGTTTGGGATATAATCTAACACTCTATCCAGGGTCTCATTTTTGGGGTCCAATACATTGTTGGCAATGTTGCCCGGTTGTCCAGATGTGATGGCCATTTTCTGGCACATGTGCTCCAACATGTTGTTGGTCATGTAGTCATGATCATGCATGCTGTCCACAATTTTGTCTGCATTATCTGATTCACTGCTAGTGGAAATTTCTGTGCTATTTAATGAGTTATATAGACACCTATCCACATACTCAGAATTACTGTTAATGAACTCTTCAGAATTCTGGGAGCTGGCGTTACTGCTAATTTCTTCATTATATCCACAGTTATTCAAAAGTTCTTCTAAATTGTCCCTTTTATACGAAGGCTCTGCTGACAAATACCCGGTAGCCTCAGCTGTACCTTGTAGCAAACTATCTGAGACTGTGTCTGCATTTTTGGACAGATTGTCCGTGATCCTAAGTGCCTTACCCTTGATTTGATATTTGAGTCTTGGAAAGTCACATATTCTCTCCTTAGCAATGCCCTGCACATTGTTTATTACACCTTTACAGCTTTCTGTGACCTCATCTTCATGCACTGTTGCACAGTCCAAAATACTATCGGAACGTCCTAAAGCTTCATTCATTAATTCATTTGTCTTGTAAAAACTGCTTAACTGTTCAGAAGAGATTGCATACTGTTGCTTTGTTACATCTGACAATCGAGTACCCACTGGATCAAGCTCACAACAGAAGTCTTCACCCATGCAATCTCCTGAACTTGCACCAGAGAACACAGTTCTTTCTGTCACTTTATTAAGTCTTGGCCTCCTTGGATCAGCTACTTTCAGCTCACTTGTTGCTGTTCCAACTGCCATTTTGGTTGCTGAATTTCCAGGGACCTCCACATCTGACCGTGTAATAAGTTCATAAACTTTAGTGATGTTTTGAATGCCTGACTCAAAATGTTTCTCATTATTTGGCTTTTGTTCATTTTTTAGAGATATGTCTGTAATACAGGGGTAATAATGAAAAGTTTGACTATAAGCTTCCCGTaattccctttctctttcctcacTCATTGTAATATTGCAAATTTTCTGACCAGAGCCCTCAGGTATATCTACAAGTTCCTTATGCACCCTGGGATCACTCAAATGATGACTCTGTTTATGATGAATACTCTTCTGTGTTTGGAgttcttgcatttctttctgtttagCCTTGCATCTATGAGTCCCAAAATTAGAGCTGTGTTTCCTACCATCAGAACTGCCTTTGCAGTCACTCTGCTTGAGCTGAAGAGAGCTTTCCTCACTTCTCTTGTGCTTTGATTCTGCCCCGACATTGAAGAATGGAACCTGGTTTGAGGAATCTCTTGattctgcatttctttctattgttTTGGTCATTGCTTCCCTTTGAGCTTTGGGCATATACAGGACCATATCAGGCCTCCGGTTCCGAGGCTTGCATTTCTCTGCCTCATGTTGCATCACTGTTCCTTGTTATCTCTTTATTCTGTAGAAAATTTGAAAGAGAAATAATGCACATTATGTACAAGAACATAATTGCAGTAAGCTTCTATTTAGTCATATTTCTGTATACTTTGAATACTGTGCTGAAATGCAAGTTGTATATTCTATGTTATATATTAAATATTTCTCCATCTCCGCTTTTAGGAAAACAGACTGGTTTCAAACATCCCCCTAGTAAACTCTGGATTGTGATAGAACAAGTTTTGGATGACGCTGTTCCACTAAGCtagcttattacattacattggtgtcttctatcccaccaatacctttcagttctaagcagtttacaacaagggAGAATATATATGGCTACCTAAAAGACATTGGTCTTTTGGGTGACAACGTGTGCCTGACCATGCTGCATAAGCTATGGGTTAGGACACaataggcctgattctataaacggtgcctagatCGGCGGCGCCTAGCCAAATTCTGCATGCAtatcaaaaaattttaaaattagcttaattggcattttaattgaaaacacaataaagTTGCGCACAGAATTCAGTGTggcgcctaccaatgcctaagttgagGTGCCTATGCACGCTTACCTGCAAGGTAGGTGtgattaggggtggagaatagtcTGTGTTAGAAGCCAGTAAATTTGGCCAGGAAAAACTGAGCTAAGTgccgctaggcacaattctataaacacctagaagttgattgacaactgtgtcgAACTGCACCTAGGAGTTAGGtggtatttatagaatcaggcccaatgaACCCATCTCTAGATTTTCATCTCTCAATGCATAACCTCTTAGAGCAAGCTTATACCCCAGGCCCCACACTACTTCCAGCAAGCCTGGATGAAAGCCTGTCTGGAGTAAAATAACAGCAGTATATTATTTTGACATTGTTCTCTGTAAAATAGCAATAGCTGCTAATGTGAACTAAGGCAGATTCCACGGCTTTCCATTTAGACAGTTCATAATTAATGTTAAGGTCCTGCTCTCATCTTTGCCTGTCTCATCTCTGGTGTCCTCAAGTCCCAGATTCAATataacatagtacatgacagaTAAGACTTGGAAGTAAGTATTTTTATAATCAAAAAATGGTTTCCCTTGCTGCAAAAGTGGAGACTCAGGTCCAGAAATTGCTGTATATACTGGAAAAAAACCGGTTTCAGCTCAGAAACATTGTTTCCTTGCAGCATGTAaagctggaaaacaggaagaaaacctaCATGCTTAGTAACAGCAACGAAATGATATCACCAGGTCAGATGTGTCAAAACTACTGTAATGCTGTAGGCGATAATCATTCACAAATCTCCAGCTGGAAGGACAGTCTCTTTCTCTTCCACCTAACAGTCTTGAGTTGTAGATACACAGAAGAGACCAGACTTAGTTAAAAAAATCAACTTTGCTCTAAGACGGTATGTGAGGACTGTAGAAGGCATCATATAcatttttcagctctgcctctttgtgtcactgggcagtgcctcagctcctcagttcatactgtagggtcatgaaataccAAAGCAATGGATAACCCCTAAACAGGAGAAAAACCAATGAGAGCATGGGGAACTCCCTGACAAGTCAAGTCTTTTCTGCTCTACACAATAACATTTAATCAAACCAACAAACATATAGTCTAAATAAGGTGGGCAGATGAACCTGCTGCTAGTACCTCGGGGAGGACCCATATGCAGTGTCCACTTGTGCCGACACATACACTGTAAAACCTTGTGAAAGTATAGGAAATGGGCTATGTAGCTGCTCTAAAAATATCCTCGGGTGGGATAGCCCTTGAAAAAGCCACACTTCTGGTAGAATGGGCCTTCAAAGAAACTGATGGCTGTTTACCACAGAAGAAATAGTCATGCAGATCCatgagcagtgttctccctagcgtgtttCAGCCCGGCGCACCGCCCAGTTACTTtaagtgagcgcccggctgtcatttTGCAGCTGCAGAGACTGCGACTGACCGGTTCCGGGATCTGACATCGGACTCGCGACTCGGCGGTGGTTCGCGCATGAATTGTCAAGCGCCTGCTTCTTCCGGTTTGCCTGCACCCCCTACTTGA
This window contains:
- the R3HCC1L gene encoding coiled-coil domain-containing protein R3HCC1L isoform X1; its protein translation is MQHEAEKCKPRNRRPDMVLYMPKAQREAMTKTIERNAESRDSSNQVPFFNVGAESKHKRSEESSLQLKQSDCKGSSDGRKHSSNFGTHRCKAKQKEMQELQTQKSIHHKQSHHLSDPRVHKELVDIPEGSGQKICNITMSEERERELREAYSQTFHYYPCITDISLKNEQKPNNEKHFESGIQNITKVYELITRSDVEVPGNSATKMAVGTATSELKVADPRRPRLNKVTERTVFSGASSGDCMGEDFCCELDPVGTRLSDVTKQQYAISSEQLSSFYKTNELMNEALGRSDSILDCATVHEDEVTESCKGVINNVQGIAKERICDFPRLKYQIKGKALRITDNLSKNADTVSDSLLQGTAEATGYLSAEPSYKRDNLEELLNNCGYNEEISSNASSQNSEEFINSNSEYVDRCLYNSLNSTEISTSSESDNADKIVDSMHDHDYMTNNMLEHMCQKMAITSGQPGNIANNVLDPKNETLDRVLDYIPNNLFACESKSIDNEFEYASEVIDFTSKHSGNTANKLEYINGIENLSVTGKDSYRKESGTICSENGTKPKHQSDASCPIKSTCGESSADSEESWDSLYNDDGDCLDPRLLNELTGREKTVESSQDPQFNYYNYEPAELDLSDSFLPHVIEIYDFPPEFKTEDLLLAFSSYHKKGFDIKWVDGTHALGLFSSHIAAQDALKTKHPMVKVRPLSQATRASKAKARAGADFLQPAKQRPETSAVLARRLVIGALGVRSNQTKAEREAERKKLQEAKERRRLEAKQREDAWEGR
- the R3HCC1L gene encoding coiled-coil domain-containing protein R3HCC1L isoform X2, with the protein product MQHEAEKCKPRNRRPDMVLYMPKAQREAMTKTIERNAESRDSSNQVPFFNVGAESKHKRSEESSLQLKQSDCKGSSDGRKHSSNFGTHRCKAKQKEMQELQTQKSIHHKQSHHLSDPRVHKELVDIPEGSGQKICNITMSEERERELREAYSQTFHYYPCITDISLKNEQKPNNEKHFESGIQNITKVYELITRSDVEVPGNSATKMAVGTATSELKVADPRRPRLNKVTERTVFSGASSGDCMGEDFCCELDPVGTRLSDVTKQQYAISSEQLSSFYKTNELMNEALGRSDSILDCATVHEDEVTESCKGVINNVQGIAKERICDFPRLKYQIKGKALRITDNLSKNADTVSDSLLQGTAEATGYLSAEPSYKRDNLEELLNNCGYNEEISSNASSQNSEEFINSNSEYVDRCLYNSLNSTEISTSSESDNADKIVDSMHDHDYMTNNMLEHMCQKMAITSGQPGNIANNVLDPKNETLDRVLDYIPNNLFACESKSIDNEFEYASEVIDFTSKHSGNTANKLEYINGIENLSVTGKDSYRKESGTICSENGTKPKHQSDASCPIKSTCGESSADSEESWDSLYNDDGDCLDPRLLNELTGREKTVESSQDPQFNYYNYEPAELDLSDSFLPHVIEIYDFPPEFKTEDLLLAFSSYQGLSLIKL